In the Triticum aestivum cultivar Chinese Spring chromosome 2B, IWGSC CS RefSeq v2.1, whole genome shotgun sequence genome, TGGCATAATATTCGCCTTATCCAATATAAGAGGAAGCCAAACCTGCAAGTCTGAGCAGGTTGTAAATTAGAAAATAATAGTGGTTATTCATATTTGGGGAGGTGGAGGCGGGGAGAGGATTATCTCTACTGCTTAAAAAGAATGTGAGGTTCCATGTTTCACTTTTCTTCTCACCACCCCTTCGTGTAACCTTCtttatatgataatcaatcaccttaatttacttacttTTTGAACGAattcactttaatttacttaccaaacttctcagcaaaatataaggtaaatcacgggcaggatttgataaacatttatttacacaatcgcatttATTGGCAGGTTGATCACAAGCTAacatactagaatatttatatcacGTTGCGACGCACGGGCATTGTCCTAGTATATTACTATAAGTCTATCAGGGTCCAGTTTGTGTTCAAATAGGTTAAAGAGTCCTATTCTTTCAGTTTGATTCTCACTTGTAAGGCAGCCCCtttatggccctgtttggttcagcttttatcgacggattccgcttccgcgcagcagaatctgaaccaaagggcgaacccagcagaatacgatttcagaaatccgctgccaaaatctgaaccaaaagcggaagcagcccaggacgtgctttccaaaatctgattccgctgcgggccaaaatcCGAAAAAGCTGTATCAgttggtttgccaaatgacctacatctttttcacatcagattttccacagctGTTTTTCCACAGCAGATTCTTCACAGCtacttttagaaatccacagccgaaccaaacagggcctatgtaATGAGGGAGGGACCCGTGATATGAGACCAGCAAAGAATTAGAATGAAATTATCCTTTTACTTGCTCAACTCTCTCTCCTGAGCGTAGGGCTCTCTAGTCTCTAGCCCTAACCGCAGAATCTCCCTTGGGCGCCCAATCACTGAATCTTCAACCCTAGCCTAAACCTTGTTCTGAAAGTTTAAGTTCTGACATCTTTATGCCATGTCTCATTGACCACCAAGTATATGTGTCTTAGCTGTGCTATGATTCTTTTTTATGCGTTAGGTGCCTAGTTATGACCTTGCTTGTGTTTGCACTTATGCAGGATTCATTCACACGTTGCTTTAAGTCAAATTCTCCGGAGCCATGGAACTGGAACATCTATTTGTTCCCATTATGGTGCTTGGGAGCAGTCATAAGATATGGACTACTGTTTCCGCTAAGGTACTTATGTCCTATGACCTGAATTTTATACTGAGCTTTTGGGATATTGCTTATTCTCATATGTAATATTTGTACTTCTTTTTCCTCTTTTGATTTGATATCAGCACTTCTGTTATTCTGCCTTCTTGATTTATTGTGAAAATATATTTGGTTTGGTTCTAGGATAATGCAGTAGAATAATAATAGGTTTACATGCTATAGCTCTTTCAAATGATGTTTCAatctttgcccttttctttttgaGTGCTGTGTGTCGTACAACCTGCACTAAACCAGGCTTTGCAGTTTGCACATTTTGTGCCCTTCTGCAAGTATTATTTAGCCTATCATAACCATTGTTTTTAAGGTGGTAAGGCGAGGCAAGGCGCTGGGGGGGCGCCTCACTGCCTAAGCGCTAAAGCGTAAGGTGAGGCGACGCCTTAGACACATACATATATAATATATGGCAGACAATTAGGAGATTCAACAACTAGCATTAACATAATTGAGTGTACATAAATGGCAGCCAATTTGGAGATTTAACAACTAGCATTGATATAATAAGCTGTTACCAAAGAATAGGCATCATCTTGTGTATATGACAGAACGGTGCCTTTGAACTTAAGATGCATCCTCCTCATCAATATATCGCTCCATAGCTTTAAACTTTCCAGTGTTCAAGGAATTGCGTATCTCTATCCTAATCTCTATGGATGCCTCAGGGCACTTATCCGCATCACTGAAACCCCCAGAAAGGTGCTGCTTCAGCCTTTTAACTCCAGCATGGACTATCTTGCCACACAATGTATTAAATCTTTCCTCTCTAAATCTGGCCAGAACCCATACTTCCAAGCTGGGTCATTGGATAGATCATAAGCATTACCAGCCAAAGGATCCATCAGAGCAGGGACACCTGgccagaaaaaaagagagaagagtcAAATAACTAGAGCAACTAGATTAAGCATGGGGAAGGAGAGAAGCGGTGGTGGGGCTGCTGCCTTGTGGATGGAGAAGCAGATTTGGGAGGAAACAGATGCAGAGGAgaaagagcagagcagagcaggaaAGCATGGCAAGCTTTGGTGCTGGATGGAAGAAAGAGCagaggagaggaagggggaggagagAGGGCGGGAGCCATACCTTGCTGTGGTGTTGATCTTGTGGAAGAGGTTTCACTGGAGGAGGATTGGGAGGAGCTGCAGCTGGACAGGGGTGGGGAGTTGTGGCCAGGGAGGAGGAAGCCGTCGCCAGAGGAGAGACCCTCTCGCTCTATAGCTCTCGCTGGAATCCTGGAGATTTGCACGCTCTGGTTTGATTCTCTCTGTATCTTTCCCCTCCTCATAACTGTTTTGCTCGTGAGCCAATGTTCCCGCGCAGCTCAGTTTTTCCTGCCTGGAATCTCTGTTCCCTGCCTGTCAGACCAGAGCGTCTGATTTGGTCCAAGGCATGTGAGGCGGCCCTAAAGCGGACGACTCAGACGCCATACAGGCCAAGGCGGATGCCTTACTCAATAGTCTAAGGCGAGGACGACGTCTTGCCATCAGGGAGCGCACCCTGACGCCAAAGCGTCGCCTAGGCGACGCCTTAGGGACGTCTTGAAAACAATGATCATAACCCCATTGGTGTAAAATTGTTACGTGTGCAATTACATTTGTTCCTTTCATGCCTAGAATGTTTTTCATGTTCCCTTTGAGGCTGTAAGTTTTCTTCTCCAAAACTTGTAAAATAATTCAATACAAGTAATGTACTGGAAAATAATTGAATTTTATGTAAATTTTTGAAGAGAAACATTTGTCTTCTCTGTACTTTTCTTTGTATGCTAGTGTTTACTACTACTAATTAATTCATCCAGTGTATCTTCTGCTTTCATTGATTTCTTCGTAAATATCTAATCTAGTCATCTGATAAGTTAATTGTGTATCAGGTTCTTAACACTTATACTAGGATGGATGGCCTTCTTTACTGCCTTTTTTCCTGTGCGTTTCCTAATGAACGGGAAAAATAGGCTAAAAAGTAAAATAGAGGTGAGCTATTTTATTTTCATGAATCAGTTTATCTCTTATTGTGGATATGTCCATATTCAGTGTATATGACCTCATGAGCTAAAAAGCACGGACACGAGGACAGAAAGACGGGGATACGCATACGGGGATACGGGATACGGCATTTTTCAGAAACAGCCATTCGGGGATACAGCAagtatatataaaataaaataaaaatatgccATGTAATAGAGTTAAGACAGAAAATTAATGAGAAGGAAATCAAAATAGAGAATCCTGCTCCATTTGGTGTCTCTTTTTATCAAGTCCTTGATTGATCCTCGTCCTCCCATGCCATGCAACCTAACATCAAGCAGTACAAGGAGCAAGTATTCATCAATCATCATTCAAGTTCAACAGCAGCACAAGCATTCAACTAGCAACTAGCAAACATGACATGGGTAGCAACAGGCAACAGCAAgtcagcagcagcggcagcaggcCGGCAGCACAAGCATTCAAATAGCAGCATGATTACTACAATCATTCAAAGAGCAGCAAGCACACCATCCATTAGTTCAATGGAAGGAATCCGAATAAAAGAAATGAAGAAGTTGAGGAGAGGCTACTGGGTTTGGAGATTGGGGAGGGTTACCTGCCGTTGTGAGGAGAGGCTGCTGCCTGCTGGTGCTGTGGGGTAGCAGTTGCCGGTCGAGTGCAGGtgtcgccgccggcggcggcgttgAGTCCAGGCGGCGGTGACTTCGATCCAGGAGAGGCTGCGACCTGGGAGCACATCGCTTTTGTGTGGAAGAGATGCGTGCGACTCATGTAAAACATAGGGTTTCGTTTTGGGCCTGGTATTGGGCCAGGCCGTATCCCAACCGTGTCACGGACGTATCCCACCGTATCccctcattttttttctttctttttaatcGAAAATCAGGGGATACTGGGGGACACGCGTATCCTGCCGTATCCCGCCGTATCAGAACGGCAGATCGGCAATTCCTGCCGTGTCCATGCTTTCTAGCTCATGAGCGGTCTGGCGTGGAGCTTTAACTGTACTCTTGGTTTCAATGTCAATTATATGTCTGTGTGTGTGCATTCATGTCCGTGGTTCTTTGGGTTTGTGGTTGGGTGAATGCGGTAAATCAGTGCACCTTTCTGTGTTGCTTCGAATTTCAATGGAAGAATGAATTAATAACAAACTATGGCAAGTTTGTTTCCGCTTTTTCCGGTGCTGAATCGTGGGGATCAAGATCTTTCCCTTTTCCCAGTGAATACCAATACATAACGATAATTGGCACTCCATCAGTTAATCCCTTTTTGACATCTTTTAGGGGTTTAGCCCCTACAAGCAATCCAGTTATATCGTATGTTGTACTGTAAGTTAGTTTATTGTGATTGTATCTTTGAATCCTAGTAAGTTTATTTGTTAGATAACCCTTAAAGCTTATTGAGTTAACTAGGCTTATGCACTCACATGTACTTGTACACATAAACTGTTGCTATTGCATTTAGACTCTGGAGTCATATAAACTGAGATATAGGTCAGCTGTTTGGTCCTGCCTGACACCATTACTTCTTTTGGTCTTGCACCTTCATGTTTGTTTTGCCAACTTTGTTCACATTAGTGTAGACTCTGGAGTCATATAAACTGAGATATAGGTCAGCTGTTTGGTCCTGCCTGACACCATTACTTCTTTTGGTCTTGCACCTTCATGTTTGTTTTGCCAACTTTGTTCACATTAGTGTGGTTTTTCTTTAAAACTTCTTGGGTTCCGAGTTCATTAATTTGTTTCGAGCTTTGTGCAGAGAAAGCTGGTTGAAATGATGTGCAGTGTTTTTGTTGCTTCTTGGACTGGAGTGATCAAGTACCATGGACCACGCCCAAGCTCACGCCCTTATCAGGTTAACTTTGTTTGCTTTGTTTACTAATATCTGAGGTACATGTGTGGTTGTGAACACAAGAGAAGTGTGACCACCTTCACTTTTGAGGTGTATAAACATAACAGCTGTTAAATTAAAGGCTTGTTCCCATGAAATACCACACGGAAAGGTAGCACAAGCCACAAGATATTTTTCTATCGCATACTTCTAAATTTTAATTGTGGAACATGTGTGTGCTCTGTGCCATGAATACATAATTTTTTTGTTTAAAATCCTATCTACAGGTCCACGTTGTTCTTATAAATAACATTCATTTCTTTATCACTATAAACTTCTCAGTATAATTAATACCCTTGTATTAATCTTCTAATTATTACAACAGGTATTTGTTGCAAACCATACATCGATGATAGATTTTATTATTCTGGAGCAGATGACAGCATTTGCTGTCATCATGCAAAAGCATCCTGGATGGGTTGGTCAGTTTCCTATTCTTCAGAAACTTCTCTTCTAGTTTTTGTTTAGTTCTCAATGCTAGAATTTTGATTTATTTATTATTTCCCCTCTCAGGATTTATTCAGAAGACTATTCTGGAAAGTGTGGGTTGCATCTGGTTTAACCGTAATGATCTCAAGGATCGTGAAGTAGTTGGAAGAAAGTAAGTTTTTTCCTTTGCAACTCTTTTCTGTTTGAAGATCTGTTTATTCAATGATTTTTTTTTTCTTACCAGGTTACGTGATCATGTTCAGCATCCAGACAACAATCCTCTCTTGATTTTCCCAGAAGGAACTTGTGTTAATAATCAGTACACTGTGATGTTCAAGAAGGTAAAGTTGTACACCTGAAATCTCTTTGAATATTCTACGACAGTACAAAGTTTATGCAAGAGAGAATTCATAATTCCATTCTTTGCAGGGACTTAAGTGATCATATGTATGGTATCAGTATAGCATCTTGTTTATCTGTCTCGGAGTTCTCTGCATGCAAATCATTAAGACTTGTAAATGAGTTTGGAGAAAAGAAAACGAAAGAAAAATACTTTTCTTTTCACTCAGTACACAAGCTGATTAAAACAAACACTGGAAACCAGTCATCTTATTGCGTGGCATGTGCTTTGTCATTTTTGCTTGTTGAGCGTGATCACACAACTATGCATTGATTAAATTATTTCTTTGCTTATATTTTCAGGGTGCTTTTGAGCTTGGCTGTGCTGTATGTCCAATAGCTATCAAATATAATAAAATATTTGTTGACGCCTTCTGGAATAGTAAGAAGTATGGAATACAAACAAATATATGCATTTACTTTGTTCACACCTATATACCTTCCTTTTTTCACATATTACCTCGCTTGAAATGTTTACCAGGCAATCTTTTACAATGCATTTGGTTCGTCTTATGACATCATGGGCTGTTGTTTGTGATGTTTGGTTCTTGGAACCTCAGTATCTCAGGGAAGGGGAGACAGCGATAGAATTTACTGAAAGGTAACACAAAAGTTTTGATAATGCTTTTTTCTAAGAAAATACCAAGGGTCAGAGTAATCTTTTATACCTGATGCAATGCTTTGTACAGAGTGAGGGATATGATAGCTGCTCGGGCTGGTCTTAAGAAGGTTCCATGGGATGGCTATCTGAAACATAACCGCCCTAGCCCCAAACATACCGAGGAAAAGTGCgtaaaatctctctctctccccctctccctcttgctcccttcgtttctaaatacaagtctttttagagatttcattgTGGATTAGATACGGATGCATATAGACGGATTTTAGAGTGAGATTCACCCATTTcgctccgtatatagtcatattGAAATCTTCTAAAAAGACTTAGAAACGGAGTATATCTTAATATAAAAActataatagaggatgttgatttGGTCAAACTAGCCAGTTAACCATTTTAAGTTTACTTAATATCTAACAAGCCTTTTCAATTTTCAGGCAGCGCATGTTTGCTGAATCTGTGCTGAGGAGACTAGAGGAAAACTAAATAGCTATCAATCAACTCAGGCTCTCCTGGTTAGTTGAGGGATTTCCCCTTAGTTGCCTTGTAATCTGTTAATCACCCAAGTGAGACCTGGGACATGTGGAAATGACCACCGCAGTTTTGCTGTAAATTTGTTTGCAGTTTGACAGAATCAGTAGCATGTGCTTGGCAAGAAAGAACTATTGAATCAACCTTGCTATACATACGACACTGCTTGTCCGATTTGTGTACGACGCATTAGATCAAGCCGTTGATGCGCTGAACAAAACTGCAGTGGACATCAGATTTTGCGTGGTACACAAATTGAACCATGAAGCATTGTACGCATAGTGGTTCCGCTATTGAATGGATGCGTGCCTATAGATCTTTTAATATCTTATGATTGGTTAGTGTTAACACGTAAGCATTGGTGTTCTTATCAGTAGATGCTGTATTGGTATTTGACCTCTGTTTCATGTGGACAGTCAGTCCTGATCATTCTTATATCCTTAATCATGTGATTATTTGTTTGATGTTCTGTGTAAATGCGAGAGATACAACTGGATTGCATCTCCGAAAAAACAAATTGGTTAAGAGGTAAAGCATCGGTATTTGCACAATTAGATGCTCTAACGAAGTTAGAAGAAACGAGAGATACGGCTGCATGACTTTCGAAAAATACATATGGTGAAAGgttaagcatatatatatataaatagatgctTGCACTAAAACAGAACCAGCAGCGTGCCCTTTCAGACCATGGTTAACTATATTCTACTccgtccgttcctaaatataagtttctTTTAGAGATTTGATtaagagcaaaatgaatgaatctacgctCTAAACCATGTCTACTTACAtccgtatatagtccatattgaaatctcgaGAAAGACTtctatttagaaacggagggagtagcttctaTCTTACTATATTTCGTATGTTTTTGCATTGGATCGCCAGCTGTTAAATTTGTTGTCTTCTTTTATGTTTTTAATCAGATGTTGCATTGTTAAATATGTTATCTTTTTATCTTGCAAGACATTTGAAACCTTCCGATCCTCACATGCATTCACACTTAATTACAAATTTACAATGATCACAAATTTCATGACATGTAGACATCTGGAACGAAATTTCAGCGCCCTTTGATGCTCACatcattctttttgcattagaaGGATCGCAGTCTATAAAATGTAGTCACCAATACATGTACGTCAAGCACATGAATTAAAACAAAGGAATCACCATTACCACCCCAAACCCAAATGACAAGCAGTTATGTTcaagaa is a window encoding:
- the LOC123044639 gene encoding glycerol-3-phosphate acyltransferase 9 yields the protein MASSLDAPNLDDYLTADSLPQEPPRSLTLRDLLDISPVLTEAAGAIVDDSFTRCFKSNSPEPWNWNIYLFPLWCLGAVIRYGLLFPLRFLTLILGWMAFFTAFFPVRFLMNGKNRLKSKIERKLVEMMCSVFVASWTGVIKYHGPRPSSRPYQVFVANHTSMIDFIILEQMTAFAVIMQKHPGWVGFIQKTILESVGCIWFNRNDLKDREVVGRKLRDHVQHPDNNPLLIFPEGTCVNNQYTVMFKKGAFELGCAVCPIAIKYNKIFVDAFWNSKKQSFTMHLVRLMTSWAVVCDVWFLEPQYLREGETAIEFTERVRDMIAARAGLKKVPWDGYLKHNRPSPKHTEEKQRMFAESVLRRLEEN